The sequence CGGCAGCTGCCCCGCCGTCACGAACGCCTGCTGGTTGTTGTTTCCGGCGACGGCGTTGTTGCCGTTGCTCTGCACGAGGGTGCTGGAGGGGGCCCCGTTGAGCCCCACCAGGAAGGGGTAGTTGTTGCTGTTGATGGCGCCGTTGACGGTGTTGAGCGGGACGCCGCCGTTGATCGGGAAAATCGGGTTGCTCGGCTTCGAGAACGGGAGGTTGTTCGCGTCCGAGTTGGCCACGATCCCCGCCACCGCCCTGCCGGACGGGTGGGACCCACCGAGGACGTCGTGCATGAAGAAGGAGAATGCTGCTGCCGCCGCCCCGCCTAATGGGGCGGCCGTCGTCTTGGGTGGGGCCACATTGGTTGTGGTGGGGACCACCGGCGCTACGGCGGGGGCGGCGGGTTCTTCTACTGTTGGGGTGGGCTCCGGCGGGGCCACATTGGTGGCGGGGACGGCGGCGGGTTCTTCTTCTATTGGGGTGGGCTCAGGCGGGGCCACATTGGTGGCGGGGACGGCGGCGGGTTCTTCTTCTATTGGGGTGTGCTCGGGCGGGGCCACATTGGCGGCGGGTTCTTCTTCTATTGGGGTGGGCTCGGGCGGGGCAACATTGGTGGTGGGGACTGCCGGGATTTGACCGCTCGGGAGGGCAGTTGTGGCCGGAGCCACCGTCTCCGGCGGTGGGATCGGATCGGAGGAGGCGGCGGGGAGGGGGAATGGAGGTGTTTCTTCATCAAGAATTCTTGCTGAGGTGACTAGGGTGAGGGTGGTGGCTAGTAGCAACAAGCAAAAGAAGGAGGTGAGAGTGTGATGCTTAGCCATTTTTGGTTGAGATGTGTTTGATTTTGATATGAATGTTGAGATTGACTAATTGGTATTTATAGTTTTATAGTTTAGTAGGGAATGAGAGAGTGGAGCTGATGAGATGGAGTTGGTTAGTTAAAATTGGCCCTTTAATTATCACACATTTCAAGTGTTTGATTGATTAGTTAAGATACCTAAAACTCTTTAGTTGG comes from Salvia miltiorrhiza cultivar Shanhuang (shh) chromosome 3, IMPLAD_Smil_shh, whole genome shotgun sequence and encodes:
- the LOC131016895 gene encoding dirigent protein 24-like translates to MAKHHTLTSFFCLLLLATTLTLVTSARILDEETPPFPLPAASSDPIPPPETVAPATTALPSGQIPAVPTTNVAPPEPTPIEEEPAANVAPPEHTPIEEEPAAVPATNVAPPEPTPIEEEPAAVPATNVAPPEPTPTVEEPAAPAVAPVVPTTTNVAPPKTTAAPLGGAAAAAFSFFMHDVLGGSHPSGRAVAGIVANSDANNLPFSKPSNPIFPINGGVPLNTVNGAINSNNYPFLVGLNGAPSSTLVQSNGNNAVAGNNNQQAFVTAGQLPQGLTLNQLTFGSVTVVDNELTEGHELGSGVLGRAQGIYITSSSDGSSHTVALTAAFHGHEHEVEDTVSFFGVHRTATPVSHIAIVGGTGKYENAKGFAAIETMPHQDQHTTDGIETITHFTVYITP